A DNA window from Brassica napus cultivar Da-Ae chromosome C1, Da-Ae, whole genome shotgun sequence contains the following coding sequences:
- the LOC111203205 gene encoding probable inactive serine/threonine-protein kinase fnkC, translating into MISHYRNTISAVYLLVCIFITSSSASSILRQFTDDFNTNLQQENGAGPNPNVGEADHLHQHQEISSRDHKVSVSSTVNGLRDRPPSSYSLKMESFNKLLNSPYTERYQSRPFTVGGYNWTLMVYPNGNKKDSGSGYLSLYVAIDNSTLVAGQQEVYADLRFYVFNNNERKYFTIQDTNVWRFNVFKTMWGFSQVLPVATFKDPKNGYLYDGDHCEFGVDVTIPTTYQVSELFSIADNFYNPKFTWTIRGFSTLFKDTYYSDLFSIGGRTWTIQVNPSGRGTGAGKALSMYLNLDVNEKLRPYEKIYVRGKLRVLNQRGLNNIERQLDIWYQGPGYGEYSWGYHEFISFSDLRDSAKGFVVNDVLMVQAELEDISSTKYLPN; encoded by the exons ATGATAAGTCACTACAGAAACACCATTTCTGCTGTTTATCTCTTGGTTTGTATcttcattacatcttcttctgcAAGTTCCATCCTACGACAATTCACAGATGACTTCAACACAAATCTGCAGC AGGAGAATGGAGCAGGACCAAATCCAAACGTGGGTGAAGCAGATCACTTACATCAACATCAAGAGATCTCATCACGTGATCACAAAGTCTCAGTTTCAAGTACGGTGAATGGTCTAAGAGATCGTCCTCCATCTTCATACTCTCTCAAGATGGAGTCTTTCAACAAACTCCTTAACTCACCTTACACAGAGAGATACCAATCTCGTCCTTTTACAGTTGGTGGATACAACTg GACACTTATGGTGTACCCCAATGGTAACAAGAAGGATAGTGGTTCAGGGTACCTTTCACTTTACGTAGCCATAGACAATTCAACTCTCGTCGCTGGACAGCAAGAGGTTTACGCAGATCTCAGATTTTACGTATTCAACAACAACGAGAGGAAGTACTTTACTATCCAAG ATACCAATGTGTGGCGTTTTAATGTCTTCAAAACGATGTGGGGATTCTCTCAAGTCCTCCCTGTTGCTACATTCAAAGACCCTAAAAACGGATACCTCTACGATGGAGACCACTGCGAGTTTGGTGTTGATGTGACCATTCCCACTACGTATCAAGTATCAGAACTTTTCTCTATTGCTGACAACTTCTATAACCCCAAGTTCACCTGGACCATTAGGGGATTCTCCACGCTGTTCAAAGATACTTACTACTCAGATCTGTTCTCCATTGGAGGGAGAACTTG GACTATACAAGTGAATCCAAGTGGTCGTGGCACGGGAGCAGGAAAAGCCTTGTCCATGTATCTTAACCTTGATGTGAATGAGAAACTCAGACCCTACGAGAAGATTTATGTTCGAGGCAAGCTTCGAGTTCTTAACCAACGTGGACTCAATAACATCGAAAGGCAAC TGGATATCTGGTACCAGGGTCCAGGTTATGGAGAATACAGCTGGGGTTACCATGAGTTTATCTCTTTCTCCGATCTCAGAGATTCAGCTAAGGGTTTTGTTGTGAACGACGTGTTGATGGTTCAGGCCGAACTCGAGGACATTTCTTCAACCAAGTACTTACCTAACTAG
- the LOC111203207 gene encoding probable inactive serine/threonine-protein kinase fnkC, producing the protein MSNHYTNTVSTVLLLFFLFISSASSSSFIRQYTDDSNTNFQEENGAVPDAIQGEAHYLRQHEQEISSRDYKLSVSNTVKGLRDRPPSSYSLKMESFNTLLKSTNADKYVSRPFSAAGYKWTLIVYPNGNKNDNGAGFLSLYVAIDNSTLSPHQEVFVDLRFYVFNRVEKKYLTIQDTDGWRFSYFKTMWGFSQVLPVNTFKDSNNGYLYDGDHCEFGVDVTTPTVFKESELFTVTDKFYNPKYTWSIQKFSTLLEDSYYSDVFSIGGRRWNIKVYPGGSATGKGKAVSIFLILNANEKFRPYEKIYVGAKLRVLNQRNFKNIEKQIDNWYNGPGYGDGSGWGYNEFIPFSDLKDSSKGFLVNDVLMVQVEIEAISSTKYFPS; encoded by the exons ATGAGTAATCACTACACAAACACCGTTTCTACTGTTTTACTCTTGTTTTTCCTCTTCATATCCTCTGCCTCTTCAAGTTCCTTCATACGACAATACACTGATGACTCCAACACAAACTTTCAAG AGGAGAATGGAGCAGTACCAGACGCAATCCAGGGAGAAGCGCATTACTTACGTCAACATGAACAAGAGATCTCATCACGTGACTATAAACTCTCAGTTTCAAACACAGTGAAGGGTCTCAGAGATCGTCCTCCATCATCTTACTCTCTAAAGATGGAGTCTTTTAACACGCTCCTAAAATCAACCAACGCAGACAAATATGTATCACGTCCTTTCTCAGCCGCTGGCTATAAGTG GACACTTATTGTGTACCCAAACGGGAACAAGAATGATAATGGTGCAGGGTTCCTTTCGCTTTACGTAGCCATAGACAACTCAACACTCTCTCCACACCAAGAGGTTTTCGTGGATCTCAGGTTTTACGTGTTCAACAGGGTAGAGAAGAAGTACCTCACGATCCAAG ATACCGATGGATGGAGGTTTAGTTACTTCAAAACGATGTGGGGGTTCTCTCAGGTTCTCCCTGTTAATACATTTAAAGACTCGAACAACGGATACCTCTACGATGGAGATCACTGCGAGTTTGGTGTTGATGTGACCACTCCCACTGTCTTTAAAGAATCAGAACTTTTCACTGTTACTGACAAGTTCTATAACCCCAAGTACACATGGAGTATTCAGAAGTTCTCCACCTTGCTCGAAGATAGTTACTACTCTGATGTGTTCTCCATCggaggaagaagatg GAATATAAAAGTGTATCCGGGTGGTTCTGCAACGGGAAAGGGAAAAGCTGTGTCCATATTCCTTATCCTTAATGCGAACGAGAAATTCAGACCCTATGAGAAAATTTATGTTGGAGCCAAGCTTCGAGTTCTTAACCAACGCAACTTCAAAAACATCGAAAAGCAAA TTGATAATTGGTACAATGGTCCGGGATATGGAGATGGATCTGGTTGGGGTTATAATGAATTTATCCCATTCTCTGATCTCAAAGATTCATCAAAGGGTTTTCTTGTGAATGATGTGTTGATGGTTCAAGTGGAAATTGAAGCCATTTCTTCAACCAAGTATTTCCCTAGTTAG
- the LOC111203206 gene encoding reactive Intermediate Deaminase A, chloroplastic-like, with the protein MSSTSPRFASLSISASASDDNHLPIIRKKEVVSTDKAPPAVGPYSQAIKANGFVFVSGVLGLIPETGEFISDDVEDQTYQVLKNMGEILKAGGASYCAVVKTTIMLADLADFKKVNDIYGKYFRNDPPARSTYQVAALPLKAKIEIDCIAVL; encoded by the exons ATGTCTTCTACCTCTCCTCGTTTCGCTTCACTCTCTATCTCAGCTTCTGCTTCTGATGATAACCACTTACCCATCATTC GTAAGAAGGAAGTTGTGTCTACAGATAAAGCACCACCTGCTGTAGGACCGTACTCTCAGGCCATCAAAGCCAACGGTTTCGTTTTTGTTTCAGGTGTTCTTGGACTTATACCTGAG ACTGGAGAGTTTATATCGGACGACGTTGAAGATCAGACTTACCAG GTACTCAAGAACATGGGGGAGATATTGAAAGCTGGTGGTGCTAGTTACTGCGCCGTGGTAAAGACAACCATCAT GCTTGCTGACTTGGCTGACTTCAAGAAAGTGAACGACATATACGGCAAAT ACTTCCGAAATGATCCTCCAGCAAGATCCACATATCAAGTGGCGGCTTTGCCACTAAAAGCCAAGATCGAGATCGATTGTATTGCAGTACTCTAG